A portion of the Blautia hansenii DSM 20583 genome contains these proteins:
- a CDS encoding sugar-binding domain-containing protein, with product MRKQRLARIGAATLAAVLTVQGMGFSSTVYAKEEPVRVKADSQTQMSSEPEQVAVKDYGSNSARTQNFDSDWKFNLGDVSNAQTPTFDDSKWRTLSLPHDYSIEQEYSQSLEAESGYLPGGVGWYRKNFTLGEEAKGKRIRIDFDGVYMNATVYVNGKEVGTHPYGYTPFSFDITDYISYDKENTIAVKVDHQTPSSRWYSGSGIYRSVNLTTTNDVHVDLNGIKVESNNLEKEAGKTVNTDVKTTVVNGSKEAKNITITHTVFKKGEKPDKAIGTFTTEAQEIGAGKKTEISATVPVKNPELWSVENPALYTIRTEVKAGDKLLDSYDTEYGFHYLNFDTETGFQLNGKNVKLKGVCMHHDQGALGAVANRRAIERQVEILQEMGCNSIRVTHNPASKDLIEVCNEKGILVIEEVFDGWHRAKNGNSNDYSVWFEKAIEEDNAILGKEADMTWAEYDLKAIMKRDQNAPSIIEWSLGNEIQEGAGGSGYAERADKLIKWAKEADATKTLTIGSNAVKRGDWEQVSIGDKLTKAGGTSGTNYSDGASYDKIHKEHPDWKLYGSETASSVNSRGIYSVTGNQEATSDQQLTAYDNSRVNWGALASQAWYDVIQRDFVAGEYVWTGFDYIGEPTPWNGTDPGAKGTWPSPKNSYFGIIDTAGFPKDSYYFYQSQWNEEVNTLHVLPAWNEDVVKKNSDGTVPVVVYSDAKEVELFFTPANGGEKKSLGKKTFKTETTKAGYSYQVLENGKKKHKDLYMEWQVPYEAGTLEAVAKDAKGNVIKDTEGRSVVKTTGEEAKLSAKTDRNSIQADGKDLSYITVDVTDKDGNIVPDAANRVTFDVQGAGKLVGVDNGSSPDHDSYKADNRKAFSGKVLAIVQSTEKAGEITVTAKADGLESSTVKITTTPVKEEPSERYVESYKYSKSYYVKTGTKPQLPKKIEAQYSDRTKEDVAVKWDEISDEQISKTGSFTVEGTVGKRDITVNINMIDDVAALLNYSGATQKGVKPQLPDVRPAVLPDGTVLAASFPVQWDEKDADTFQKPDEIVTVNGSADIFGKTIPVTASIRVQKEDIKIGSSVTNVAKLSQNIQGSDTLEAIKDGKTEMSLNNDGGPNESAWSNWDASQKGTKEAELTFTFDTQQRIGEIVIHFAKDNNSIRFPDAGTTEIFVSETGKDGTWEKVEVKEHIGEEKDRVKAYRYEIAPVTATYVKVKVVNANATDTGNRKPCTAITEVELKKAEGSFKVNETAELEEVKVGERVLPNAAYALDSYSVPETDAAVTAKTKDNASLTILPKHENVVRMILESEDHKATKNFAVRMGEEETVLPDDDSRDYPVEKITATAGSEYKPGTANEGPVKYVLDGKAETHWHTNWSVSGEGSKPEHRTVTLQLGNDEEEAPMIDALRYMPRSNGANGRVTEYEIQYSLDGDKWQTAATGEIDKKQTGWMILGFEEPVQAKYVRFIGTHTTSDQGNDKHMAVSELRARVATEAPAPSEKYTITANVNDKTMGAVTLDSETGEYEKGTKATLTAVPKEGFAFVNWTIDGQEVSKENPYIHTVETDATITANFERIEVENEGWVQTENGWEYYENGQKVVGWKEVSGKWYYFEENGLMQTGWVFVNNHWYYMDQWGAMCIGWVAVDGHWYYMDQWGAMCTGWVSVNGHWYHMDQWGAMQTGWALVDSNWYYLNTDGSMAIGWVAVNGHWYYMDQWGAMQTGWALVDSNWYYLNTDGSMAIGWVAVNGHWYYMDQWGAMQTGWVLVGSDWYYLNTDGSMASSQWIDGYYVDASGKMK from the coding sequence ATGAGGAAGCAGAGATTAGCACGCATTGGGGCGGCAACACTTGCAGCTGTGCTTACTGTACAGGGAATGGGATTTTCTTCCACAGTATATGCAAAGGAAGAACCTGTCAGAGTGAAAGCGGACTCACAGACACAGATGAGTTCAGAACCGGAGCAGGTAGCGGTGAAGGATTACGGCAGCAATTCTGCCAGAACACAAAACTTCGACAGTGATTGGAAATTCAATTTAGGAGATGTATCAAATGCACAGACTCCGACGTTTGATGATTCAAAATGGAGAACACTGTCCTTACCCCATGATTACAGTATTGAGCAGGAATACTCCCAGTCATTGGAAGCGGAAAGCGGTTATTTGCCGGGAGGAGTAGGCTGGTATAGGAAGAATTTTACTTTAGGTGAAGAAGCCAAAGGAAAACGTATTCGCATTGATTTTGACGGTGTGTATATGAATGCCACTGTTTATGTGAATGGAAAAGAAGTAGGTACGCATCCTTATGGATATACACCGTTTTCTTTTGATATTACAGATTATATCAGTTATGACAAAGAAAATACCATTGCAGTAAAGGTAGATCATCAGACACCTTCCAGTCGCTGGTATTCCGGAAGCGGTATTTACAGAAGCGTGAACCTGACAACCACCAATGATGTTCATGTGGATTTAAACGGAATTAAAGTAGAAAGCAATAATCTGGAAAAAGAGGCAGGGAAAACTGTAAATACAGATGTAAAAACGACAGTTGTCAATGGCTCAAAAGAAGCAAAAAACATTACAATAACACACACAGTATTCAAAAAAGGTGAAAAACCAGATAAAGCAATTGGGACTTTTACAACAGAGGCACAGGAGATTGGAGCAGGTAAAAAAACTGAAATTTCAGCTACCGTACCGGTGAAAAATCCTGAGCTTTGGTCCGTAGAAAATCCGGCGCTTTATACTATTCGTACAGAAGTAAAAGCAGGAGACAAGCTTTTAGACAGTTATGATACAGAATATGGTTTCCATTATTTGAATTTTGATACAGAAACGGGATTTCAGCTAAACGGAAAAAATGTAAAATTAAAAGGTGTATGTATGCATCATGACCAAGGGGCATTGGGAGCAGTTGCCAATCGCCGTGCAATAGAGCGTCAGGTGGAAATTCTTCAGGAAATGGGATGTAACTCCATTCGTGTAACACATAATCCTGCATCAAAGGATTTAATTGAAGTTTGTAACGAAAAAGGTATCTTAGTAATCGAAGAAGTATTTGATGGCTGGCATCGTGCAAAGAACGGGAACAGTAATGATTATTCTGTATGGTTTGAAAAAGCCATTGAAGAAGATAATGCCATTCTGGGAAAAGAAGCAGATATGACATGGGCAGAATATGATTTAAAAGCAATTATGAAGCGTGACCAGAACGCACCATCCATTATTGAATGGTCTCTCGGAAATGAAATTCAAGAGGGAGCAGGTGGTAGCGGATATGCAGAAAGAGCAGACAAGCTGATTAAATGGGCAAAAGAAGCAGATGCTACGAAAACTCTTACTATTGGAAGCAATGCAGTTAAAAGAGGTGACTGGGAACAGGTTTCTATTGGAGATAAGCTTACAAAAGCAGGTGGCACATCAGGAACAAACTATTCTGACGGAGCAAGCTACGATAAAATTCATAAAGAACATCCGGATTGGAAATTATATGGTTCTGAAACAGCATCATCGGTAAACAGCCGTGGAATTTACTCTGTTACAGGTAATCAGGAGGCTACTTCAGATCAGCAGCTTACTGCTTATGATAATTCAAGAGTAAACTGGGGAGCACTGGCAAGTCAGGCGTGGTATGATGTTATTCAGAGAGATTTTGTAGCAGGAGAATATGTCTGGACAGGATTTGACTACATAGGTGAGCCGACTCCTTGGAATGGGACTGACCCAGGAGCAAAAGGCACATGGCCATCACCGAAAAATTCCTATTTTGGAATTATTGATACAGCAGGATTTCCGAAAGACAGCTATTACTTCTACCAGAGTCAGTGGAATGAAGAAGTAAATACACTTCATGTGCTTCCGGCATGGAATGAAGATGTTGTGAAGAAAAACTCAGATGGAACAGTTCCTGTTGTAGTTTATTCTGATGCGAAAGAAGTAGAATTATTCTTTACTCCGGCAAATGGGGGAGAGAAGAAATCTCTTGGAAAGAAAACTTTTAAGACAGAAACGACAAAAGCAGGATATAGTTATCAAGTATTAGAGAATGGTAAGAAAAAACATAAAGATTTATATATGGAATGGCAGGTTCCTTATGAAGCAGGCACATTAGAAGCAGTTGCCAAAGACGCAAAAGGAAATGTAATTAAGGATACAGAAGGTCGTTCCGTAGTAAAAACAACAGGTGAAGAAGCGAAGCTGTCAGCAAAGACAGATAGAAACTCCATTCAGGCAGATGGAAAAGACCTTTCTTATATTACCGTAGATGTTACGGATAAAGATGGAAATATTGTGCCAGATGCAGCAAATCGTGTTACCTTTGATGTACAGGGAGCAGGAAAACTGGTTGGTGTAGATAACGGAAGTTCACCGGATCATGACTCTTATAAAGCAGATAACAGAAAGGCTTTCAGTGGAAAAGTTCTGGCAATTGTACAGTCTACAGAAAAAGCAGGAGAAATTACGGTTACTGCGAAAGCAGACGGTTTAGAGTCTTCCACAGTAAAGATTACGACTACGCCGGTAAAAGAAGAACCGTCAGAACGTTATGTCGAAAGCTATAAGTATTCAAAATCTTATTATGTAAAAACAGGTACAAAACCACAGTTGCCTAAGAAAATTGAAGCACAGTATTCAGATAGAACAAAGGAAGATGTAGCTGTTAAATGGGATGAAATCAGTGATGAACAGATTTCTAAAACAGGAAGCTTTACAGTAGAAGGAACCGTTGGTAAGAGAGACATCACTGTAAACATTAATATGATTGACGATGTGGCAGCGTTGTTGAATTATTCAGGAGCAACACAAAAGGGTGTAAAACCACAGCTTCCGGACGTAAGACCGGCAGTACTGCCTGATGGAACTGTTTTAGCAGCTTCTTTCCCAGTACAATGGGATGAAAAAGATGCGGATACTTTCCAAAAGCCGGATGAGATTGTGACAGTTAACGGTTCTGCTGATATTTTCGGAAAAACAATTCCGGTAACAGCATCTATTCGTGTACAGAAAGAAGATATTAAAATTGGAAGCAGTGTAACAAATGTTGCAAAACTTTCACAGAACATTCAAGGTTCTGATACATTAGAAGCTATTAAAGACGGAAAAACGGAGATGTCTTTAAATAACGATGGCGGTCCAAATGAAAGTGCATGGAGCAACTGGGATGCTTCTCAGAAAGGAACGAAAGAGGCAGAGCTTACTTTTACCTTCGATACACAGCAAAGAATTGGTGAAATTGTTATCCACTTTGCAAAGGACAACAATAGCATTCGTTTCCCGGATGCAGGAACAACAGAAATCTTTGTATCTGAAACAGGAAAAGACGGAACATGGGAAAAAGTAGAGGTTAAAGAACACATTGGTGAAGAAAAAGATAGAGTAAAAGCATATCGTTACGAAATAGCGCCTGTTACAGCTACTTATGTCAAAGTAAAAGTAGTAAATGCCAATGCAACTGATACAGGAAACAGAAAACCATGTACAGCAATTACAGAGGTGGAACTGAAAAAGGCAGAAGGCTCTTTTAAAGTGAATGAAACAGCAGAACTTGAAGAAGTCAAAGTAGGAGAGCGTGTTCTTCCAAATGCAGCTTATGCACTGGACAGCTATTCCGTACCGGAAACAGATGCAGCAGTAACTGCAAAAACAAAAGATAACGCATCTTTGACAATCCTGCCAAAACATGAAAATGTAGTACGTATGATTTTAGAGTCCGAAGACCATAAAGCAACAAAGAACTTTGCAGTGAGAATGGGAGAAGAGGAAACCGTTCTTCCGGATGATGACAGCAGAGACTATCCGGTGGAAAAAATTACTGCAACAGCAGGAAGCGAATACAAACCGGGAACTGCTAATGAAGGTCCTGTTAAATATGTTCTTGACGGAAAAGCAGAAACACATTGGCATACAAATTGGAGTGTATCAGGAGAAGGTTCAAAACCGGAACACAGAACAGTGACATTACAGTTGGGAAATGACGAGGAAGAAGCGCCAATGATTGATGCTCTGCGCTATATGCCAAGAAGTAATGGAGCAAACGGACGTGTGACAGAATATGAAATTCAGTATAGTCTGGATGGAGATAAGTGGCAGACAGCTGCAACAGGAGAAATAGATAAAAAACAGACCGGCTGGATGATTTTAGGATTTGAAGAACCGGTACAGGCAAAATATGTGCGTTTTATAGGTACACATACAACTTCAGACCAAGGAAATGATAAACACATGGCAGTATCAGAGCTTCGTGCAAGAGTAGCCACAGAAGCTCCGGCGCCATCAGAAAAGTATACCATCACAGCAAATGTAAATGATAAAACCATGGGTGCGGTGACACTTGACAGTGAAACAGGTGAGTATGAAAAAGGTACAAAAGCAACATTGACTGCTGTACCTAAAGAAGGCTTTGCTTTTGTGAATTGGACGATTGACGGACAGGAAGTAAGCAAAGAAAATCCTTATATTCATACAGTAGAAACAGATGCTACAATTACAGCTAATTTTGAACGGATAGAAGTTGAAAATGAAGGCTGGGTTCAGACAGAAAACGGTTGGGAATATTATGAAAACGGTCAGAAAGTAGTTGGCTGGAAAGAAGTTTCCGGAAAATGGTATTACTTTGAAGAGAACGGACTTATGCAGACCGGCTGGGTATTTGTAAATAACCATTGGTATTATATGGACCAGTGGGGAGCAATGTGCATCGGCTGGGTAGCAGTAGACGGACATTGGTACTATATGGACCAGTGGGGAGCAATGTGCACTGGCTGGGTATCTGTAAATGGACATTGGTACCACATGGACCAGTGGGGGGCAATGCAGACCGGCTGGGCGCTTGTAGACAGTAATTGGTATTACTTGAATACAGACGGAAGCATGGCAATCGGCTGGGTAGCAGTAAACGGACATTGGTATTATATGGACCAGTGGGGAGCAATGCAGACCGGTTGGGCACTTGTAGACAGTAATTGGTATTACTTGAATACAGACGGAAGCATGGCAATCGGCTGGGTAGCAGTAAACGGACATTGGTATTATATGGACCAGTGGGGAGCAATGCAGACCGGTTGGGTACTTGTCGGTAGCGATTGGTATTATTTGAATACAGACGGAAGCATGGCAAGCAGCCAATGGATTGACGGCTATTATGTAGACGCATCCGGAAAGATGAAATAA
- the trxB gene encoding thioredoxin-disulfide reductase has product MKKEYDFIIIGAGPAGMTAAIYASRAGLKTAMLEGGAPGGKLLKTNEISNWPGIQSESGSQLAFDMFEHSTSFGAVYEYGMVTEVIDGEKKQVICADGTVFEAPAVLVATGTKERLMNIPGEERNIGRGISYCAVCDGAFYRNKDIAVIGAGNSALEEAVYLTQFANKVYIIMRRNVFRADKIAVDAATSNPKIEIIQQAVPIEVLDDTTQVTGLKISDVITKEERTLNISGIFPYIGAEPVTDFLKPLNVLDEHGYILVNDTMETKVPLLYGAGDVRQKHLRQVVTAVNDGAIAAQDAFHKIKNL; this is encoded by the coding sequence ATGAAAAAAGAATATGATTTTATTATTATCGGGGCAGGTCCCGCCGGTATGACAGCCGCCATCTATGCCTCCAGAGCAGGGCTTAAGACTGCAATGCTTGAAGGCGGCGCTCCCGGTGGAAAATTATTAAAAACAAATGAAATCAGCAACTGGCCCGGTATTCAATCGGAATCCGGTTCTCAGCTCGCCTTTGATATGTTTGAACATTCTACCAGCTTTGGGGCTGTTTATGAATACGGAATGGTCACTGAAGTTATCGATGGCGAAAAAAAACAGGTTATCTGTGCAGACGGTACAGTTTTTGAAGCGCCTGCTGTTCTGGTAGCTACCGGAACAAAAGAACGTCTGATGAACATTCCCGGTGAAGAAAGAAATATCGGCAGAGGCATTTCCTACTGTGCTGTATGTGACGGAGCCTTTTATCGGAATAAAGATATTGCTGTTATCGGCGCAGGCAACTCTGCTTTAGAAGAAGCGGTATACCTTACACAATTTGCCAACAAAGTTTATATTATTATGCGCCGGAATGTATTTCGGGCAGATAAAATTGCCGTAGATGCAGCAACATCTAACCCTAAAATTGAAATTATTCAGCAGGCTGTTCCCATAGAAGTTCTCGATGATACAACACAGGTAACCGGTCTAAAAATATCGGATGTGATTACAAAAGAAGAACGCACCCTCAACATCTCCGGTATTTTCCCTTATATCGGCGCAGAACCTGTAACGGACTTTTTAAAACCTCTCAACGTATTAGATGAACATGGATACATCCTTGTAAATGACACCATGGAAACAAAGGTTCCTCTTTTGTATGGTGCAGGCGATGTAAGACAAAAGCACTTACGGCAGGTTGTAACCGCAGTAAATGACGGTGCGATTGCCGCACAGGATGCTTTCCATAAAATAAAAAATTTATAA
- a CDS encoding MurT ligase domain-containing protein — protein MNIRRLFAVWSAHFIKTACRLTGKQGATLAGKAALSIYPPILSELAKEVKKDIFVVCGTNGKTTTNNLLASVLEANGQKVICNRTGSNMLNGVVSAFVLNTGLSGHLKADYACIEIDEASTVRVFPHFQPDFMVLTNLFRDQLDRYGEIDTTMNLLSKAMKMAPNMKLLVNGDDSLSTFLALDNENEYAAYGISQQVLSDENSREIREGRFCKRCGEKMQYHFYHYSQLGDYYCPHCGFKRPHLDFDGTNVRLDDGITFDVNDFHVKANYRGFYNVYNILAVYGAASMANISLEHFNDVLGNFTPQFGRNELFEIRGTKVMLNLAKNPAGFNQNISAVMTDTSPKDIIILINDNSQDGTDISWLWDVDFDRLKDTNTASITVCGIRCLDMALRLKYVDIPSDVEQDIEKAIENKIQNGTKNLYVLVNYTGLYTTHNLLKKMEGRK, from the coding sequence ATGAATATACGAAGACTTTTCGCTGTATGGAGTGCACACTTCATCAAAACAGCCTGCCGTCTCACCGGAAAACAAGGGGCTACGTTGGCAGGAAAAGCCGCTCTCTCCATATATCCACCCATCCTTTCTGAACTGGCAAAGGAAGTAAAAAAAGATATTTTTGTGGTATGCGGCACAAACGGCAAAACAACTACCAATAACTTATTAGCTTCCGTTTTGGAGGCAAATGGGCAAAAAGTAATCTGCAACCGCACCGGCTCTAATATGTTAAATGGTGTCGTCTCTGCTTTTGTACTCAACACAGGGCTTTCAGGACATTTAAAAGCAGATTATGCCTGCATTGAAATTGATGAAGCTTCTACCGTTCGAGTTTTTCCTCATTTTCAGCCGGATTTTATGGTTCTTACCAATCTGTTTCGAGACCAGTTGGATCGCTACGGAGAAATCGACACCACGATGAACCTTTTATCAAAAGCCATGAAAATGGCTCCCAACATGAAGCTTCTTGTAAACGGAGACGACTCTTTATCCACTTTCTTGGCTCTTGATAACGAAAATGAATATGCTGCTTACGGAATTAGCCAACAAGTCCTATCAGATGAAAACAGCAGAGAAATACGAGAGGGCAGATTTTGTAAACGGTGCGGTGAAAAAATGCAGTACCATTTCTACCATTACAGCCAGTTAGGAGATTATTATTGTCCGCACTGCGGATTTAAACGTCCTCATTTAGATTTTGACGGAACAAATGTAAGGCTTGACGACGGTATTACTTTTGACGTAAACGACTTCCATGTAAAAGCAAATTACAGAGGATTTTATAACGTTTATAACATTTTAGCTGTTTACGGCGCTGCCTCCATGGCAAATATTTCTCTTGAACATTTTAATGATGTTTTAGGAAATTTCACTCCTCAGTTCGGAAGAAACGAACTATTTGAAATCCGAGGCACTAAAGTCATGCTGAACCTCGCTAAAAACCCGGCAGGTTTTAATCAGAATATTTCTGCTGTTATGACAGATACCAGCCCAAAAGATATCATTATTTTAATTAATGATAACAGTCAGGATGGTACTGATATTTCTTGGCTCTGGGATGTGGATTTTGATCGTTTAAAAGATACAAACACTGCCTCTATCACTGTCTGCGGTATTCGTTGTCTGGATATGGCGCTTCGACTGAAATATGTGGATATTCCCTCTGATGTTGAACAAGATATTGAAAAAGCTATTGAAAATAAAATTCAAAACGGAACGAAAAATTTGTATGTCCTTGTAAATTATACAGGACTTTATACCACACATAATCTTTTAAAGAAAATGGAGGGCAGGAAATGA
- a CDS encoding type 1 glutamine amidotransferase — MKLTIGHLYPDLLNLYGDRGNIQCMTKRSLWRGIEAETIEFSLEDHIDFSNLDIVLLGGGSDREQMLVCNKLRSIQKNFKNYIEDGGSVIAVCGGYQLLGHYYKTSEGTMEGLSLVDLHTEQGEPRLIDNIVLENEIFPLPIVGFENHGGRTYIGDNKPFGKVLYGHGNNGEDHTEGVLYKNVIGTYLHGPLLPKNPHICDYLLSNALERKYGKGDLTPLDDNLEVKANQYIYNRFVKQA, encoded by the coding sequence ATGAAATTAACAATTGGACATTTATATCCGGACCTCTTAAATCTGTACGGAGACAGAGGCAATATTCAGTGTATGACAAAACGCAGCTTATGGAGAGGTATTGAAGCAGAAACAATTGAATTTTCCTTAGAAGACCATATTGATTTTTCCAATTTGGACATTGTCCTTTTAGGCGGCGGATCTGATCGAGAGCAAATGCTGGTTTGCAACAAGCTTCGCAGCATTCAGAAAAATTTTAAGAATTATATTGAGGACGGCGGCAGCGTTATTGCCGTATGCGGCGGCTACCAGCTTTTAGGACATTACTACAAAACCTCTGAGGGAACTATGGAGGGACTCTCTTTGGTGGATTTGCATACAGAACAGGGTGAACCTCGTCTTATTGACAACATTGTACTGGAAAATGAAATATTCCCTCTCCCGATTGTAGGCTTCGAAAACCATGGCGGCAGAACCTATATCGGAGATAACAAACCATTCGGAAAGGTTTTATACGGACACGGAAACAACGGAGAAGACCACACAGAAGGCGTTCTTTATAAAAATGTAATCGGCACTTATCTGCACGGACCACTTCTTCCGAAAAATCCTCATATATGTGACTATCTTCTCTCCAATGCTTTGGAAAGAAAATATGGAAAAGGAGATTTAACTCCCTTAGATGATAATTTAGAAGTGAAAGCAAATCAATATATCTACAACCGTTTTGTAAAACAAGCTTAA
- a CDS encoding M14 family zinc carboxypeptidase — protein sequence MKYIYIIPILNPDSHDIFEYFVRGTSQLLDKNGDGIPSNDLYADITGDEWIGYLYTTDESKTRTGDIGYESKDLDGNGWLGDDSWASGYDINRNFDFQWAPEHAGISGGLSAASEIETQHIQNFLKETPLDALVTVHTGIQAVLYPWGYRDTDQSNPEEVADIEFMANTAEKMRKAIEQTTERNYYVSNSYHDYQTYSELLDYAYGVHGIHTYTMEVICEGYDESVSYKPDRNPDAYENPENFDICLWNDPKWEGSRKEYIPYEDFVEIMEKNGLSPETVKVVDRTTKEEKTLSEMKPAYIYVSSSERNQRGTYVAEDQDKLVEGAKNAFLEMVSAENGEKVVGWKAIDGKWYYFNEYGVMETGWVSVDGHWYYFNEYGVMENGWVFVDGHWYYMDQWGAMETGWVFADGHWYYMDQWGAMRTGWVSVDGHWYYMDQWGAMRTGWVSVGGYWYYMDQWGAMQTGWVFVDAYWYYLNSDGSMAASQWIGDYYVQADGAMATNTWIDRYYVDASGRWVKNA from the coding sequence TTGAAATATATTTATATTATTCCTATACTAAATCCGGATAGCCATGATATCTTTGAGTATTTCGTTCGCGGAACCAGCCAGTTATTAGATAAAAACGGCGATGGAATTCCAAGTAATGACTTATATGCAGACATTACAGGTGACGAGTGGATTGGTTATCTTTATACAACTGATGAAAGCAAAACAAGAACTGGTGATATCGGATATGAATCAAAAGATTTAGATGGAAATGGTTGGCTCGGTGACGATTCCTGGGCTAGTGGCTACGATATTAACCGCAACTTTGATTTCCAGTGGGCTCCTGAACATGCCGGAATAAGCGGCGGTCTTTCAGCTGCATCCGAAATTGAAACACAGCATATTCAAAATTTCCTTAAAGAAACACCTTTAGACGCTTTAGTAACTGTTCATACCGGTATTCAGGCTGTATTATATCCTTGGGGATATCGCGATACAGATCAGTCCAATCCTGAAGAAGTTGCAGATATTGAGTTTATGGCAAACACAGCTGAAAAAATGAGAAAAGCAATTGAACAGACTACTGAAAGAAACTACTATGTAAGTAATTCTTACCATGATTATCAGACATATTCTGAATTGTTAGATTACGCTTATGGCGTACATGGAATTCATACTTACACCATGGAAGTTATTTGTGAAGGTTATGACGAATCTGTAAGTTATAAACCTGATCGTAATCCTGATGCTTACGAAAATCCAGAAAACTTCGATATCTGTCTGTGGAATGATCCAAAATGGGAAGGAAGCCGCAAAGAATATATTCCTTACGAAGATTTTGTTGAAATAATGGAAAAAAATGGTTTAAGTCCTGAAACTGTAAAAGTTGTAGACAGAACTACAAAAGAAGAAAAAACATTATCAGAAATGAAACCTGCCTATATCTATGTTAGCTCCAGTGAACGTAATCAACGTGGAACATACGTAGCAGAAGATCAGGATAAGCTGGTAGAAGGTGCAAAAAATGCTTTCCTTGAAATGGTTTCTGCTGAAAATGGGGAGAAAGTAGTTGGATGGAAAGCGATTGACGGAAAATGGTATTACTTTAACGAATATGGAGTTATGGAAACCGGCTGGGTATCCGTAGATGGTCATTGGTATTACTTTAACGAATATGGAGTTATGGAAAACGGCTGGGTATTTGTAGACGGACATTGGTACTACATGGATCAATGGGGAGCAATGGAAACTGGCTGGGTATTTGCAGACGGACATTGGTACTATATGGATCAATGGGGAGCAATGCGAACTGGCTGGGTATCTGTAGACGGACATTGGTACTATATGGATCAATGGGGAGCAATGCGAACCGGTTGGGTATCTGTAGGTGGCTATTGGTATTATATGGATCAGTGGGGAGCAATGCAGACTGGTTGGGTATTTGTAGATGCCTATTGGTATTATCTGAATAGCGATGGAAGTATGGCGGCTTCTCAGTGGATAGGAGATTATTATGTACAGGCAGACGGGGCTATGGCAACGAATACATGGATTGACAGATATTATGTAGATGCGTCGGGCAGATGGGTAAAAAATGCTTAA
- the trxA gene encoding thioredoxin — protein sequence MAILHINENNFNSEVLESSKPVLLDFFATWCGPCKMLGQVLEQLDAETQDFKVVKIDIDENPELTRQWKVTTVPSIFFIKDGQVKDSAIGFLPKPVIEQKMKSL from the coding sequence ATGGCAATCTTACACATAAATGAAAATAATTTTAACAGTGAGGTATTAGAGTCCTCCAAACCGGTTCTTTTAGACTTTTTCGCAACATGGTGCGGACCTTGCAAAATGCTGGGACAAGTATTAGAGCAGTTAGATGCTGAAACACAGGATTTTAAAGTTGTAAAGATAGATATTGATGAAAACCCGGAATTAACAAGACAGTGGAAGGTTACAACGGTACCGTCTATTTTCTTTATCAAGGACGGACAGGTAAAAGACTCTGCTATCGGCTTTCTTCCTAAACCGGTAATTGAACAGAAAATGAAATCACTTTAA